The Arachis ipaensis cultivar K30076 chromosome B05, Araip1.1, whole genome shotgun sequence nucleotide sequence CTAATAAGTACTACCCTCCTTGTTAATTAAACAAATattaattttctatttattatattttatatcaattttaatGAGATAAAATATTGTTGTTGTGTACTATATTTTATATCAATAGTTCAGATTTTAGTATAGGATTTAagatattttatgttttatttttctttattttttaagttCAATAGTTAGTTAATTTTCAGAGATAGTATTGTTCTACTCCTTCCTTTCTACATTACTAATTAATATATGCATGATTTTTGCCGCCTTCTTTCCAGTTTTTCAGGATCCCTCTGTCCAAAGGCTATAATGTAGGAAGTTGATTGAACTCATCTACCACCACAATCTAAAGCCGCCACAGCAAAAATCCTTCAAATGATGCAAATGTCGCGATCCCTTGTATCAAGATTTTCTAGAAATAACACTACGCCCACCCATGAAGGGCCTCAAAGGCTCAGGGATAAGGATGGATCCATCTTCTTGCTGGTAATTCTCAAGCAAGCATATTATCATCCGTGGTACTGCACAAGCTGTTGCATTTAGTGTGTGAACAAACTTTGGTGGAGCCAGATTGCTTTTAGACTTTTTCGGGCTTGCAACTGGCGCTTCCAACGGGCGATACCGGATTCCCAACCTACGGCTCTGATAGTCTGTGCAATTTGATGCACTTGAAATCTGTCATAATATCATACAGGAGGTGTAAAAGAAGGCTCAGCAGATTacatcaaaaggaacacaatCTATATTTGCAAAGGGGAAGATAGCAAGAAGTTGATTTCCAATTCTAACTAAATACCTTAATGCTTCACTACATGTCTACATCACTAACATTTTCTTCACCAAAGAAAGCAGTTACCTTAGTGCAACCAGCCATTGTGGCTATTTAGAAAATTTCCCAATATGAAAATTGAAAAGCAGTAACCTTAGACCAAAGAGGCAAAAAAGATTACGCATCATGAGCCTATCAGATGGAAAATGTATCTGCAGTACCTCGCCAAACCTTTCTAAGCCAGGCATCCATGCCTCCACATCAAATTTACGGTAAGCAGGTGCACCTAAATCTTCGGAAGCCATATCCAAAATTCTGCAGAAACACAGAATCATACCAAATATAGTAATCAAATCATGGTCAAAATTTAGAAAGGATGTACTTGGGCATAAGTGGTAACTCTTACTTAAAATGTAACCCAAGGGATGAGAACATgtcttcttcaattttaataagCTCTTCATGATAATGTTCACTGTCTTCTGGGCGGCAGAAAATAAACATTTCAACCTTGCTGAACTGGTGAACTCGATAAAGACCCCTGCTCAGTTTTAATTATAATTagaaattttagaataaaaagtTACTAATAATCCTTAAATTGCCTCGTCACACCCAATCAGCTCTACAATCAATTACCTTGTTGCACTGCCAGCGGCACCAGCCTCAGTACGGAAGCAATGAGAAAATGCTACATATTTCAGGGGTAACAAAGTTTCAGCAAGTATAGAATCCATATGAAGACCCCCAACAGGTATCTCTGCAGTGCCGATAAGGCATTGGTCACTATCTTCTATGGAATAAACCTGTGTAATTTTGGCATGAAAATGAAACATCAAAAGAAGCTATGAACCTCAATCAGaaaaatataaacatgaaaaatcGACTCTTGGGGGGAAAAACTCAATGGTCATTTTAAGTCTTTGCTGCATAACAAGGTTGGACCCGATTGTGATTAAAATTACTACACCAACCAAGTTGTAAGTCCCATGCTTAACAAAATACAAGAAAAAgatgaaatgactaaaataaacaTGTTTTCTGAGAGCCTATAAACTGTCTGACTCAGTCAAATTGGTTGTCATTGCCATGACACATTTGTCATCAGCTGTTTATCTTATGTCCATTGTCATAACAATGCAACTGATGAGTAAGAAGCAGATTTCTGTAAAATAGACACTAACAAACCTGTGTATTGTTTCCACGAGGTTGGAAACCACATTTTTCAACAATAGAGGACCGTACAAGTTCAGGCGTTGTTAATGGAGTAAAGCCTCTCTTCATCACTTCTGAGAGTGTCCAATTCACAAGGGCCATCTCTAACAAAACTGCATCATTTTTCAAGTAGTAGAACTTTGACCCACTGACCTGTGAAACAGCATATTAGATACATCTCACATAC carries:
- the LOC107643363 gene encoding serine--tRNA ligase, chloroplastic/mitochondrial isoform X2, with the protein product MKGKMEQFERQRLIEEGKNLKEGLIALEEDLLKLNDKLQLEAQRIPNMTHPHVPIGGEDSSMTRKLVGSAPEFSFPVKDHLELGKELCLFDFDTAAEVSGSKFYYLKNDAVLLEMALVNWTLSEVMKRGFTPLTTPELVRSSIVEKCGFQPRGNNTQVYSIEDSDQCLIGTAEIPVGGLHMDSILAETLLPLKYVAFSHCFRTEAGAAGSATRGLYRVHQFSKVEMFIFCRPEDSEHYHEELIKIEEDMFSSLGLHFKILDMASEDLGAPAYRKFDVEAWMPGLERFGEISSASNCTDYQSRRLGIRYRPLEAPVASPKKSKSNLAPPKFVHTLNATACAVPRMIICLLENYQQEDGSILIPEPLRPFMGGRSVISRKS
- the LOC107643363 gene encoding serine--tRNA ligase, chloroplastic/mitochondrial isoform X1 produces the protein MKMGCLNGTTISLSCLKLPFPSYPSSFQNVPFRRTIKPLSAALQTSPATSPSTTKAEDQGARSHWKAAIDFKWIKDNKEAVAANIRNRNSDVDLELVLQLYDHFFNLQKEVERVRGERNAVANKMKGKMEQFERQRLIEEGKNLKEGLIALEEDLLKLNDKLQLEAQRIPNMTHPHVPIGGEDSSMTRKLVGSAPEFSFPVKDHLELGKELCLFDFDTAAEVSGSKFYYLKNDAVLLEMALVNWTLSEVMKRGFTPLTTPELVRSSIVEKCGFQPRGNNTQVYSIEDSDQCLIGTAEIPVGGLHMDSILAETLLPLKYVAFSHCFRTEAGAAGSATRGLYRVHQFSKVEMFIFCRPEDSEHYHEELIKIEEDMFSSLGLHFKILDMASEDLGAPAYRKFDVEAWMPGLERFGEISSASNCTDYQSRRLGIRYRPLEAPVASPKKSKSNLAPPKFVHTLNATACAVPRMIICLLENYQQEDGSILIPEPLRPFMGGRSVISRKS